One segment of Curtobacterium poinsettiae DNA contains the following:
- the secA gene encoding preprotein translocase subunit SecA produces the protein MANVLEKVLRIGEGRTLRRLKAYASAINDLEDDFSSLTDEELHDETKELRERYANGETLDDLLPEAFAAVREAAKRTLGMRHFDVQLMGGAALHLGNIAEMKTGEGKTLVATTAAYLNAIPSRGVHVITVNDYLASYQSEIMGRVFRALGMTTGCIIANQTPAERREQYAADITYGTNNEFGFDYLRDNMAWQASDMVQRGHFFAVVDEVDSILIDEARTPLIISGPSSGEANRWFTEFASIAKRLTPGEDYEVDEKKRTVGVLEPGIEKVEDYLGIENLYESANTPLISFLNNSIKAVALFKKDKDYVVMNGEVLIVDEHTGRILMGRRYNEGIHQAIEAKEGVEVKAENQTLATVTLQNYFRLYQKLSGMTGTAETEAAEFMSTYKLGVVPIPTNKPMQRIDQTDLVYKNEKAKFEQVAEDIAERHEKGQPVLVGTTSVEKSEYLSKLLAKQGVKHEVLNAKNHAREAAIVAQAGRFGAVTVATNMAGRGTDIMLGGNAEFLAVQEMHAKGLSPTETPDEYEAEWDDVFARVKAEVEEEGDKVRAVGGLYVLGTERHESRRIDNQLRGRSGRQGDPGESRFYLSLTDDLMRLFNSGAAESLMGRSNVPDDLAIENKLVGRAIRSAQAQVEGRNAEIRKNVLKYDDVLNRQREAIYSDRRHILEGDDLHDRAQSFLKAVIDDVIDSHTGEGSPDDWDLDAMWTELGTLYPISISIDEVITEAGSKGKASRDFLAREILSDAKLAYQQREELLGDEAMRELERRVVLSVIDRRWRDHLYEMDYLKDGIGLRAMAQRDPLVEYQREGYALFQTMMGQIREESVGYLFNLEVQVQSDGENAVIEAKGLGEDEVSGLEYSAPSIDGEVEVRDEKGRLEQAATARAQRAQAEAEAAAEPEQGSAFGNAATASGQAAASNRAERRQAAKKN, from the coding sequence GTGGCAAACGTGCTGGAGAAGGTCCTCCGCATCGGCGAAGGACGAACCCTCCGTCGGCTGAAGGCGTACGCCTCGGCCATCAACGACCTCGAGGACGACTTCTCGAGCCTCACCGACGAGGAACTCCACGACGAGACCAAGGAGCTGCGCGAGCGGTACGCCAACGGCGAGACCCTCGACGACCTCCTGCCCGAGGCGTTCGCCGCTGTTCGAGAAGCCGCGAAGCGGACCCTCGGCATGCGGCACTTCGACGTGCAGCTCATGGGCGGCGCGGCCCTGCACCTCGGCAACATCGCCGAGATGAAGACCGGTGAGGGCAAGACCCTCGTCGCGACGACCGCCGCGTACCTCAACGCGATCCCGTCGCGCGGGGTGCACGTCATCACGGTCAACGACTACCTGGCGTCGTACCAGTCCGAGATCATGGGCCGCGTCTTCCGCGCGCTCGGCATGACCACCGGCTGCATCATCGCGAACCAGACCCCGGCCGAGCGCCGCGAGCAGTACGCCGCCGACATCACGTACGGCACGAACAACGAGTTCGGCTTCGACTACCTGCGCGACAACATGGCGTGGCAGGCGTCCGACATGGTGCAGCGCGGTCACTTCTTCGCCGTCGTGGACGAGGTCGACTCGATCCTCATCGACGAGGCCCGCACGCCGCTCATCATCTCCGGTCCGTCCTCGGGCGAGGCCAACCGCTGGTTCACCGAGTTCGCCTCGATCGCCAAGCGCCTCACCCCGGGCGAGGACTACGAGGTCGACGAGAAGAAGCGCACCGTCGGCGTCCTCGAGCCCGGCATCGAGAAGGTCGAGGACTACCTCGGCATCGAGAACCTCTACGAGTCGGCGAACACCCCGCTCATCTCGTTCCTGAACAACTCCATCAAGGCCGTCGCCCTGTTCAAGAAGGACAAGGACTACGTCGTGATGAACGGCGAGGTGCTCATCGTCGACGAGCACACCGGCCGCATCCTGATGGGCCGCCGCTACAACGAGGGCATCCACCAGGCGATCGAGGCGAAGGAGGGCGTCGAGGTCAAGGCCGAGAACCAGACCCTCGCCACCGTCACGCTGCAGAACTACTTCCGCCTGTACCAGAAGCTCTCCGGCATGACCGGTACCGCCGAGACCGAGGCGGCCGAGTTCATGTCGACCTACAAGCTCGGCGTCGTGCCCATCCCGACGAACAAGCCGATGCAGCGCATCGACCAGACCGACCTCGTCTACAAGAACGAGAAGGCGAAGTTCGAGCAGGTCGCCGAGGACATCGCGGAGCGCCACGAGAAGGGCCAGCCCGTCCTCGTCGGCACCACGAGCGTCGAGAAGTCCGAGTACCTGTCGAAGCTCCTCGCCAAGCAGGGCGTGAAGCACGAGGTCCTCAACGCGAAGAACCACGCACGCGAAGCCGCGATCGTCGCCCAGGCCGGTCGCTTCGGCGCCGTGACCGTCGCGACGAACATGGCCGGTCGTGGTACCGACATCATGCTCGGCGGCAACGCGGAGTTCCTCGCCGTGCAGGAGATGCACGCCAAGGGTCTGTCGCCGACCGAGACCCCCGACGAGTACGAGGCCGAGTGGGACGACGTGTTCGCCCGCGTCAAGGCCGAGGTCGAGGAAGAGGGCGACAAGGTCCGCGCCGTCGGCGGCCTGTACGTGCTCGGCACCGAGCGCCACGAGTCGCGGCGCATCGACAACCAGCTGCGTGGCCGGTCCGGCCGCCAGGGTGACCCGGGCGAGAGCCGCTTCTACCTGTCGCTGACCGACGACCTGATGCGCTTGTTCAACTCCGGTGCCGCCGAGAGCCTGATGGGCCGCTCGAACGTCCCGGACGACCTGGCGATCGAGAACAAGCTCGTCGGCCGCGCGATCCGGTCCGCCCAGGCGCAGGTCGAGGGCCGCAACGCCGAGATCCGCAAGAACGTCCTGAAGTACGACGACGTCCTGAACCGCCAGCGGGAGGCGATCTACAGCGACCGCCGCCACATCCTCGAGGGCGACGACCTGCACGACCGCGCGCAGTCGTTCCTCAAGGCCGTCATCGACGACGTGATCGACAGCCACACCGGCGAAGGCTCCCCGGACGACTGGGACCTCGACGCCATGTGGACCGAGCTCGGCACGCTCTACCCGATCTCGATCTCCATCGACGAGGTCATCACCGAGGCCGGCTCGAAGGGCAAGGCGTCGCGTGACTTCCTGGCCCGCGAGATCCTCTCCGACGCCAAGCTGGCCTACCAGCAGCGTGAGGAGCTCCTCGGCGACGAGGCGATGCGTGAACTCGAGCGTCGCGTGGTGCTCTCGGTGATCGACCGCCGCTGGCGCGACCACCTGTACGAGATGGACTACCTGAAGGACGGCATCGGCCTCCGCGCGATGGCGCAGCGTGACCCGCTGGTCGAGTACCAGCGCGAGGGCTACGCCCTGTTCCAGACGATGATGGGGCAGATCCGCGAGGAGTCCGTGGGCTACCTCTTCAACCTCGAGGTCCAGGTGCAGTCCGACGGCGAGAACGCGGTGATCGAGGCCAAGGGTCTCGGCGAGGACGAGGTCTCCGGCCTGGAGTACTCGGCACCGTCGATCGACGGCGAGGTCGAGGTCCGCGACGAGAAGGGTCGCCTCGAGCAGGCGGCGACCGCCCGCGCGCAGCGCGCCCAGGCCGAGGCCGAAGCGGCCGCCGAGCCGGAGCAGGGCTCCGCGTTCGGCAACGCGGCCACGGCCTCCGGTCAGGCCGCGGCGAGCAACCGCGCCGAGCGTCGTCAGGCCGCCAAGAAGAACTAG
- the hpf gene encoding ribosome hibernation-promoting factor, HPF/YfiA family, whose product MDVTITGRNVGVTDRFRTYVEQKSEKIDVLADRALAFEVRISRHNEKSSGSQGEDRVELTLIGPGPLVRAESAASDKYAAFDLAFARIMERLRRARDRRKVHHGRHRPTSVAEAAGSGFDGMGVVPADGKLIEDVATGAVPVVDQEAAEDENEVYSPVVIRHKVFEAAPMTVDDALYHMELVGHDFYLFLDAETRRPSVVYRRKGWDYGVIGIDEVPAGQASADVDADAERAAAIA is encoded by the coding sequence ATGGACGTGACGATCACGGGCCGGAACGTCGGGGTCACCGACCGTTTCCGCACCTACGTCGAACAGAAGTCCGAGAAGATCGACGTGCTCGCCGACCGCGCCCTCGCCTTCGAGGTGCGCATCAGCCGCCACAACGAGAAGTCGAGCGGCAGCCAGGGCGAGGACCGCGTGGAGCTCACGCTGATCGGACCGGGGCCGCTCGTGCGGGCCGAGTCCGCGGCGTCGGACAAGTACGCCGCCTTCGACCTCGCCTTCGCGCGGATCATGGAACGCCTCCGTCGGGCGCGTGACCGCCGCAAGGTGCACCACGGTCGGCACCGCCCCACCTCGGTCGCCGAGGCCGCCGGCAGCGGCTTCGACGGCATGGGTGTCGTCCCGGCCGACGGCAAGCTCATCGAGGACGTCGCGACCGGTGCCGTCCCGGTCGTCGACCAGGAGGCCGCCGAGGACGAGAACGAGGTCTACAGCCCGGTCGTCATCCGCCACAAGGTCTTCGAGGCCGCCCCGATGACGGTCGACGACGCCCTGTACCACATGGAGCTCGTCGGGCACGACTTCTACCTGTTCCTCGACGCCGAGACCCGTCGTCCGAGTGTCGTGTACCGACGCAAGGGCTGGGACTACGGGGTGATCGGCATCGACGAGGTGCCCGCCGGCCAGGCGTCGGCCGACGTGGACGCCGACGCGGAGCGTGCAGCCGCGATCGCCTGA
- a CDS encoding ComF family protein — MPPDDDSTPWRDALLAVLGLFLPVTCLGCGRQDRALCPPCRAALAARPRRVRLVAGVRLDAAFEYEGLVRTLVLELKLRGRVDVARPLGVRFGALVRAALAAAPDGTVVLRVPPSRAGARRRGFDPVVLLLARGGVRHTGRLVRTAAGRRRSGPGQKERSAVERVAATVGTLHATGVDGRDVVLVDDVVTTGVTMAEGVRAVRAAGGRVVRCVAVATVDA; from the coding sequence ATGCCCCCTGACGACGACTCCACCCCGTGGCGTGATGCCCTGCTCGCCGTGCTCGGGCTCTTCCTGCCCGTCACCTGCCTGGGCTGCGGCCGCCAGGACCGCGCGCTCTGCCCACCGTGCCGGGCGGCGCTCGCAGCACGGCCCCGGCGGGTCCGGCTGGTCGCCGGTGTCCGGCTCGACGCGGCCTTCGAGTACGAGGGGCTGGTCCGCACCCTGGTCCTCGAGCTCAAGCTCCGGGGGCGGGTCGACGTCGCCCGTCCGCTCGGCGTCCGCTTCGGTGCACTCGTCCGTGCGGCGCTCGCCGCGGCCCCGGACGGCACCGTGGTGCTCCGGGTGCCGCCGTCCCGGGCGGGTGCCCGACGACGTGGGTTCGACCCGGTCGTGCTGCTGCTCGCCCGTGGTGGTGTCCGGCACACGGGGCGTCTCGTCCGCACCGCGGCCGGACGACGGCGATCCGGACCGGGACAGAAGGAGCGGTCGGCGGTGGAACGCGTCGCGGCGACCGTCGGGACCCTGCACGCGACCGGCGTCGACGGCCGCGATGTCGTGCTCGTCGACGACGTCGTCACGACGGGCGTCACGATGGCCGAGGGCGTCCGCGCGGTGCGGGCCGCCGGTGGCCGGGTGGTGCGCTGCGTCGCCGTGGCGACCGTCGACGCCTGA
- a CDS encoding GerMN domain-containing protein, protein MRHRIRHVLAVALAAVSLLAVTACAAIPTDGAVRTGQTIKDESLSGVDFRPDKPITGSDQTAILRGFIAAATGAQDNYAIARQFLAADFAQQWNPRQGVTIRDGSGTVERADDRELTYTMTASATVDSEGEYTQAVRPTSSTLTFQFVREDGEWRIAYAPDGIILSPVSFESVFQPHALYFYDPTYRFLVPDQRWFLARSSTSTRIASALLAGPTDWLKGAVVSSFPEGTQLSLNAVTIDSGTALVDLSRDALGASTVDRVRMREQLSKSLASVATISSVSMTIEGATLSVPDSGGADAQQNPDVDPRPLVDEDGVVGYAASGTGKVAELGSGVGAAIAGLDPTSIALSASGTTAAVGNRDGVIVVRGKDRLRVDARDGLIAPAVDDLGFVWVGQQSDTRRITAYGLGGDPHQVRTTLPRGDLVSFEVSRDSTRALALIETSDGPGLYVMAIIRGSDRSPTSFGAPVRVQAASGTAVDAAWVNDTDVASVGQTPTGPNIVRTTIGGKSSTLPKPDGRATAISGGGGGALLLRMSDGNVLQSTGGGWDTTGVTADVLGVQR, encoded by the coding sequence ATGCGCCACCGGATCCGCCACGTCCTCGCCGTCGCGCTCGCCGCGGTCAGCTTGCTCGCGGTCACCGCCTGCGCGGCCATCCCGACCGACGGTGCCGTCCGCACCGGGCAGACGATCAAGGACGAGTCACTCTCGGGCGTCGACTTCCGGCCGGACAAGCCGATCACCGGGTCCGACCAGACGGCGATCCTCCGCGGGTTCATCGCCGCCGCCACCGGCGCCCAGGACAACTACGCCATCGCCCGGCAGTTCCTGGCCGCCGACTTCGCCCAGCAGTGGAACCCACGGCAGGGCGTCACGATCCGCGACGGCAGCGGCACCGTCGAACGCGCCGACGACCGCGAACTCACCTACACGATGACGGCCAGCGCCACGGTCGACTCCGAAGGGGAGTACACCCAGGCCGTCCGCCCGACCTCGTCGACGCTGACGTTCCAGTTCGTCCGCGAGGACGGCGAGTGGCGCATCGCCTACGCCCCGGACGGCATCATCCTGTCGCCGGTCAGCTTCGAGTCGGTGTTCCAACCGCACGCGCTGTACTTCTACGACCCCACCTACAGGTTCCTGGTGCCCGACCAGCGCTGGTTCCTCGCCCGGTCCTCCACGAGCACGCGCATCGCGAGCGCCCTGCTCGCCGGCCCCACCGACTGGCTGAAGGGCGCCGTCGTCTCGTCGTTCCCGGAGGGCACTCAGCTGTCCCTCAACGCGGTGACGATCGACAGCGGCACGGCCCTCGTCGACCTGTCGCGCGACGCCCTGGGCGCGAGCACCGTCGACAGGGTCCGGATGCGCGAACAGCTCAGCAAGTCGCTTGCCTCGGTCGCCACCATCTCGTCGGTCTCGATGACGATCGAGGGCGCGACGCTGTCGGTGCCGGACTCCGGGGGAGCGGACGCCCAGCAGAACCCCGACGTCGATCCCCGACCCCTGGTCGACGAGGACGGCGTCGTCGGCTACGCCGCCTCGGGAACCGGCAAGGTCGCCGAACTCGGCAGCGGCGTCGGCGCCGCGATCGCCGGCCTCGACCCGACGTCGATCGCCCTGTCGGCGTCCGGCACCACCGCCGCCGTCGGCAACCGGGACGGCGTCATCGTCGTGCGCGGCAAGGACCGCCTGCGCGTCGATGCCCGCGACGGCCTCATCGCCCCCGCCGTCGACGACCTCGGCTTCGTCTGGGTGGGACAGCAGTCCGACACCCGCCGCATCACCGCGTACGGGCTCGGCGGCGACCCCCACCAGGTGCGCACCACCCTGCCGCGCGGCGACCTCGTGTCGTTCGAGGTGTCCCGCGACTCCACCAGGGCCCTCGCACTCATCGAGACCTCGGACGGCCCCGGCCTGTACGTGATGGCGATCATCCGGGGGTCCGACCGGTCACCGACCTCGTTCGGCGCCCCGGTCCGGGTGCAGGCGGCCAGCGGCACCGCGGTCGACGCCGCATGGGTGAACGACACCGACGTCGCCTCGGTCGGGCAGACCCCCACCGGTCCGAACATCGTGCGCACGACGATCGGCGGCAAGTCGAGCACCCTGCCGAAGCCCGACGGGCGCGCCACCGCCATCAGCGGCGGCGGCGGCGGCGCGCTGTTGCTCCGGATGTCGGACGGCAACGTCCTGCAGTCCACCGGGGGTGGCTGGGACACGACGGGCGTCACCGCCGACGTGCTCGGCGTCCAGCGCTGA
- the mtrB gene encoding MtrAB system histidine kinase MtrB codes for MPPSTRPSGSARSGRVGGAGGAGSTTVSIGVVDRSRRRMRRWLRRAWRPIAYLWRRSLMFRSVAITVMTTGLAVAIIGTAVMVSISTNVYSQRRDQIESESARATIVAQGIFDAATAAEDNNQSELETLQNEAQQAILSNTTSPGGTSIAIERSPDQSTPQTLQTIASQDFPDAVITDALRKEVGQNTGRLSLQPVELDDDGRRVPGLAVGSTLQIPSAGQYELYLVYDLSDAQQTLDFVSQTLSIGGVALMVLIALVTSLVVRLVVVPIRGAAETSRKIAAGRLDERIPVRGQDDLATLARSFNGMAEAVSRQITQLAELSRVQQRFVSDVSHELRTPLTTIRLAGDMLYDSRHAFEPSVGRSAELLHAQVERFELLLADLLEISRYDAQAVQLDTEPSVPAALAADIVEEFRPLAERAGIDLQLATPGGHTTMRLDAKRVRRILRNLVGNAIEHGDAKPVQVVVDSDARTVAIAVRDQGVGMPPEDAARVFDRFWRADPSRKRTIGGTGLGLAISLGDAKLHGGRIDVWSRPGEGSTFVLTLPRNEQGTTATSAIPLPELDESYDGPRAVREES; via the coding sequence GTGCCGCCCTCGACGCGCCCGTCGGGCTCGGCACGCTCCGGGCGGGTCGGTGGGGCCGGCGGCGCCGGCAGCACCACCGTCTCGATCGGTGTCGTCGACCGCAGCCGTCGCCGGATGCGACGCTGGCTCCGACGCGCCTGGCGTCCGATCGCCTACCTGTGGCGGCGCTCGCTCATGTTCCGCTCGGTCGCCATCACCGTGATGACGACGGGACTCGCGGTGGCGATCATCGGCACCGCGGTCATGGTGAGCATCTCGACGAACGTCTACTCGCAGCGCCGCGACCAGATCGAGTCGGAGTCGGCCCGGGCCACCATCGTCGCCCAGGGGATCTTCGACGCGGCGACCGCGGCCGAGGACAACAACCAGTCCGAGCTCGAGACCCTGCAGAACGAGGCGCAGCAGGCGATCCTGTCGAACACGACGAGTCCGGGTGGCACGAGCATCGCCATCGAGCGGAGCCCGGACCAGTCCACCCCGCAGACGCTCCAGACGATCGCCAGCCAGGACTTCCCGGACGCGGTCATCACGGATGCCCTGCGCAAGGAGGTCGGGCAGAACACCGGTCGGCTCAGCCTGCAGCCCGTCGAGCTCGACGACGACGGGCGCCGGGTGCCGGGCCTCGCCGTCGGGTCCACGCTGCAGATCCCGAGCGCCGGCCAGTACGAGCTCTACCTGGTCTACGACCTGTCCGACGCGCAGCAGACCCTGGACTTCGTCTCCCAGACGCTCTCCATCGGCGGTGTGGCCCTGATGGTGCTCATCGCCCTGGTCACGTCGCTCGTCGTCCGGCTCGTCGTCGTGCCGATCCGTGGTGCCGCCGAGACGAGCCGGAAGATCGCCGCGGGGCGCCTCGACGAGCGCATCCCGGTGCGCGGCCAGGACGACCTGGCGACCCTGGCACGGAGCTTCAACGGGATGGCCGAGGCGGTCAGCCGCCAGATCACCCAGCTGGCCGAGCTCTCCCGCGTGCAGCAGCGCTTCGTGTCCGACGTCTCGCACGAGCTGCGCACGCCGCTCACCACCATCCGCCTCGCCGGCGACATGCTCTACGACTCCCGGCACGCGTTCGAACCGTCGGTCGGCCGGTCCGCCGAGCTCCTGCACGCCCAGGTGGAGCGGTTCGAGCTGCTCCTCGCCGACCTGCTCGAGATCTCCCGCTACGACGCGCAAGCGGTGCAGCTCGACACCGAACCGTCGGTGCCGGCGGCGCTCGCCGCGGACATCGTCGAGGAGTTCCGCCCGCTGGCCGAGCGTGCCGGCATCGACCTGCAGCTCGCGACCCCCGGCGGACACACCACGATGCGGCTCGACGCCAAGCGGGTCCGCCGGATCCTGCGCAACCTCGTGGGCAACGCCATCGAGCACGGTGACGCGAAGCCGGTGCAGGTCGTCGTCGACAGCGACGCACGAACCGTCGCCATCGCCGTCCGCGACCAGGGCGTCGGCATGCCGCCGGAGGACGCCGCACGGGTGTTCGACCGGTTCTGGCGGGCCGACCCGAGCCGGAAGCGCACCATCGGCGGCACCGGCCTCGGTCTGGCCATCAGCCTCGGCGACGCGAAGCTCCACGGCGGGCGCATCGACGTGTGGTCCCGACCGGGCGAGGGCTCGACGTTCGTGCTCACCCTGCCCCGCAACGAGCAGGGCACCACCGCCACCTCGGCCATCCCGCTGCCCGAGCTCGACGAGTCGTACGACGGCCCCCGCGCCGTGCGAGAGGAGTCCTGA
- the mtrA gene encoding MtrAB system response regulator MtrA — translation MTPRILVVDDDQALSEMIGIVLRSEGYEPEFSADGNDAVDAFHATKPDLVLLDVMLPGIDGIEVCKRIRAESGTPIIMLTAKSDTADVVLGLENGADDYVVKPFNPKELVARIRTRLRPSASDATVLHVGDVTVDVAGHEVRRGDTVIALTPLEFDLLRALAEKPNQVFTREMLLEQVWGYHYKADTRLVNVHVQRLRAKIEHDPDNPKTVTTVRGVGYRAGGA, via the coding sequence ATGACACCGCGCATCCTCGTCGTCGACGACGACCAGGCCCTCTCCGAGATGATCGGCATCGTGCTCCGCTCCGAGGGGTACGAACCCGAGTTCAGCGCCGACGGCAACGACGCCGTCGACGCGTTCCACGCCACCAAGCCGGACCTCGTCCTGCTCGACGTCATGCTGCCCGGCATCGACGGCATCGAGGTGTGCAAGCGCATCCGCGCCGAGAGCGGCACGCCCATCATCATGCTCACCGCGAAGAGCGACACCGCCGACGTCGTCCTCGGGCTCGAGAACGGTGCCGACGACTACGTCGTGAAGCCCTTCAACCCGAAGGAGCTCGTCGCCCGCATCCGGACCCGTCTGCGACCGAGCGCGTCCGACGCGACCGTCCTGCACGTCGGCGACGTCACGGTCGACGTCGCCGGGCACGAGGTGCGCCGCGGCGACACCGTGATCGCGCTCACGCCGCTCGAGTTCGACCTGCTCCGGGCGCTCGCCGAGAAGCCGAACCAGGTGTTCACCCGCGAGATGCTGCTCGAGCAGGTCTGGGGCTACCACTACAAGGCGGACACACGCCTGGTGAACGTGCACGTGCAGCGGCTCCGCGCGAAGATCGAGCACGACCCGGACAACCCGAAGACCGTCACCACGGTCCGCGGCGTCGGGTACCGCGCCGGAGGAGCCTGA
- a CDS encoding glycerophosphoryl diester phosphodiesterase membrane domain-containing protein — protein MSDWHTPGGGQQGAPTPPASGPAQGPGPLPGGPPRFSVPPQPAPGPGPGRPGGPSGGSRPVIPLRPLGLGDILAGAFTVFRRNARVLLLWSVLLSGVLGLLSTLASTFGQQALQSRMFSALDGGSGADSVVAGTLTLTALLSVVLPFLAYLGRGFLVAPVAADTGQRVLGRRATFRGLWALLAGRRWSVVAWMLVQIGAGVVLAILAGLVFFGVFAAMGAADSGTGWFVLALVLFVLGIGVVVVWLATRFVLTVPTIALEGRPVFAAAAQSWRLTRGAFWRTFGILLLVRLVFGFAASIASIPLTIGVVLIGGTFDPLGQTGGTSGVGTGAGIAIVVGSLLAIAVQCITDVLSASITTFLAVDRRIRTEALDQRIASHLDSGQPADPFAPSAPVARPPWPPQQQWGGQQWQAQQWQAQQQPWQPGQQQQPWQQGPGQAPPDGSA, from the coding sequence ATGTCCGATTGGCACACACCGGGCGGTGGGCAGCAGGGTGCGCCGACGCCGCCGGCGTCCGGACCGGCGCAGGGACCAGGACCCCTGCCTGGAGGCCCGCCCCGCTTCTCCGTGCCGCCGCAGCCCGCCCCGGGGCCGGGTCCGGGGCGACCGGGCGGCCCGTCCGGCGGCTCGCGTCCGGTGATCCCGCTGCGCCCGCTCGGCCTCGGGGACATCCTGGCCGGCGCCTTCACGGTCTTCCGCCGGAACGCCCGCGTCCTGCTGCTGTGGAGTGTGCTGTTGAGCGGTGTGCTCGGTCTGCTCTCGACGTTGGCCAGCACGTTCGGCCAGCAGGCGCTGCAGTCGCGGATGTTCTCGGCGCTCGACGGCGGCAGCGGTGCCGACTCGGTGGTCGCGGGCACCCTGACGCTCACGGCACTGCTCTCGGTCGTGCTGCCGTTCCTCGCCTACCTCGGTCGCGGGTTCCTGGTGGCGCCGGTCGCCGCGGACACCGGGCAGCGGGTGCTCGGCCGTCGCGCCACGTTCCGGGGGCTGTGGGCGCTGCTCGCCGGCCGCCGGTGGTCCGTCGTCGCGTGGATGCTCGTGCAGATCGGGGCCGGCGTGGTCCTCGCGATCCTGGCCGGACTCGTGTTCTTCGGGGTGTTCGCGGCCATGGGTGCCGCCGACTCCGGCACCGGGTGGTTCGTGCTGGCGCTCGTGCTGTTCGTGCTCGGCATCGGTGTCGTCGTCGTGTGGCTCGCCACGCGCTTCGTGCTCACCGTCCCGACCATCGCGCTCGAGGGCCGGCCGGTCTTCGCCGCAGCCGCACAGTCGTGGCGTCTGACACGCGGGGCCTTCTGGCGGACCTTCGGCATCCTGCTGCTCGTGCGGCTCGTGTTCGGGTTCGCGGCGTCCATCGCGTCGATCCCGCTCACCATCGGCGTCGTGCTCATCGGGGGCACCTTCGACCCCCTCGGCCAGACGGGAGGCACGTCGGGAGTCGGCACCGGTGCGGGCATCGCCATCGTCGTCGGCAGCCTGCTCGCGATCGCGGTGCAGTGCATCACCGACGTGCTGAGCGCGTCGATCACCACGTTCCTCGCCGTCGACCGGCGGATCCGCACCGAGGCCCTCGACCAGCGGATCGCGTCGCACCTGGACTCCGGGCAGCCGGCCGACCCGTTCGCGCCGTCCGCGCCCGTCGCGCGCCCGCCGTGGCCGCCGCAGCAGCAGTGGGGCGGTCAGCAGTGGCAGGCGCAGCAGTGGCAGGCGCAGCAGCAGCCGTGGCAGCCCGGTCAGCAGCAGCAGCCGTGGCAGCAGGGTCCGGGCCAGGCGCCGCCGGACGGCTCAGCGTGA
- a CDS encoding DUF4129 domain-containing protein — protein MTAVDPDEARRLLERELDRAAYDGARPTWWDRASRSFLDWLGSLRADGLDSPAAARTALVIAIVVLVAVVVLVVVARGLPRRRARAGDGDTGGVFDADDLRSARELLEAAQAAVRRADWSAAVLDGFRAIARGLGERDLVPDVPGATARTIAARGAVPFPASAGALDAAATAFDAVRYLGAEADEAAALRVLDTERSVRQARPARADGPVVPA, from the coding sequence GTGACGGCGGTCGACCCGGACGAGGCGCGTCGCCTGCTCGAGCGCGAACTCGACCGCGCCGCCTACGACGGTGCCCGGCCGACGTGGTGGGACCGTGCCTCGCGCTCCTTCCTCGACTGGCTCGGGTCGCTCCGTGCCGACGGCCTCGACTCGCCCGCTGCGGCACGCACCGCGCTCGTGATCGCGATCGTGGTGCTCGTCGCCGTCGTCGTGCTCGTCGTCGTCGCCCGCGGGCTTCCCCGCCGACGCGCCCGGGCCGGTGACGGCGACACCGGCGGGGTGTTCGACGCCGACGACCTGCGCTCCGCCCGGGAACTCCTCGAAGCGGCCCAGGCCGCCGTCCGTCGCGCCGACTGGTCGGCAGCGGTGCTCGACGGGTTCCGCGCGATCGCCAGAGGGCTCGGCGAACGCGACCTGGTGCCCGACGTGCCCGGAGCCACCGCGCGGACGATCGCCGCACGGGGCGCCGTGCCGTTCCCCGCGTCGGCGGGTGCGCTCGATGCGGCAGCGACCGCCTTCGACGCGGTGCGGTACCTCGGTGCCGAGGCCGACGAGGCCGCTGCCCTCCGCGTGCTCGACACCGAGCGCTCCGTCCGGCAGGCCCGGCCCGCCCGGGCCGACGGACCGGTGGTGCCGGCATGA